One region of Pseudomonas glycinae genomic DNA includes:
- the bluB gene encoding 5,6-dimethylbenzimidazole synthase has product MTDNAFTDAEREAVYRAIAERRDMRHFSGGKVEPELLRRLLEAAHQAPSVGLMQPWRFIRISDRALRGQIQNLVEEERVRTAEALGERSDEFMKLKVEGINDCAEVLVAALMDDRERHIFGRRTLPEMDMASLSCAIQNLWLAARAEGLGMGWVSLFDPQALADLLKLPAGAKPLAVLCLGPVKAFYPAPMLVLEGWAQARPLNELLYENFWGVSQ; this is encoded by the coding sequence ATGACCGACAACGCCTTCACTGACGCCGAGCGCGAAGCGGTCTACCGCGCCATCGCCGAACGCCGCGACATGCGCCACTTCAGCGGTGGCAAGGTCGAGCCTGAACTGCTGCGCCGCTTGCTTGAGGCCGCGCATCAGGCACCGAGTGTCGGCCTGATGCAGCCGTGGCGCTTCATCCGTATCAGCGACCGCGCGTTGCGTGGCCAGATCCAGAACCTGGTTGAAGAAGAACGCGTGCGCACTGCCGAAGCCCTCGGCGAGCGCAGCGACGAGTTCATGAAGCTCAAGGTCGAAGGCATCAACGACTGCGCCGAAGTGTTGGTCGCGGCGTTGATGGACGATCGCGAGCGGCATATTTTCGGCCGTCGCACGCTGCCGGAAATGGACATGGCCTCATTGTCCTGCGCGATCCAGAACCTGTGGCTCGCCGCGCGTGCCGAAGGCCTGGGCATGGGCTGGGTATCGCTGTTCGATCCGCAGGCGCTGGCCGATCTGCTTAAACTGCCGGCCGGGGCCAAGCCGCTGGCGGTGCTTTGCCTGGGGCCGGTCAAGGCATTCTATCCGGCGCCGATGCTGGTACTCGAAGGGTGGGCGCAGGCGCGTCCGCTGAATGAGCTGCTGTATGAAAATTTTTGGGGAGTGAGTCAATGA
- the cbiB gene encoding adenosylcobinamide-phosphate synthase CbiB, producing MSVALLSVAAVALDALLGEPKRWHPLVAFGNFAGRIEQRFNSAGRGWRSHGVTAWVIAVLPLTLLATAFSWAPYVGWVVEILALYCALGMRSLGEHVEPVAKALRADDLEEARKRVGYLVSRQTDELDSTAVARAATESVLENGSDAVFAALFWFAVAGAPGVVLYRLSNTLDAMWGYRNERFERFGWAAAKIDDVLNYIPARLVALTYALLGKTRLALKCWRTQAPKWDSPNAGPVMAAGAGALGVELGGPAIYHGELHERPQLGEGAPADADSIDRGWQLVQRGVWLWLLILCVGAEFYA from the coding sequence ATGAGTGTGGCGTTGTTGAGTGTCGCCGCGGTTGCGCTGGATGCGCTGCTGGGTGAACCGAAACGCTGGCATCCGCTGGTGGCGTTCGGCAATTTCGCCGGGCGTATCGAGCAACGTTTCAATAGCGCTGGTCGTGGCTGGCGCAGCCATGGTGTCACCGCGTGGGTGATCGCGGTGCTGCCGCTGACCCTGCTGGCCACGGCGTTTTCCTGGGCGCCTTACGTGGGCTGGGTCGTCGAGATTCTTGCGCTGTATTGCGCCCTCGGCATGCGCAGCCTGGGTGAGCACGTCGAGCCGGTGGCCAAGGCCTTGCGCGCCGATGATCTGGAAGAGGCGCGCAAGCGTGTGGGTTATCTGGTCAGCCGTCAGACCGATGAGCTGGACAGCACCGCCGTCGCCCGCGCCGCCACCGAGTCGGTGCTGGAAAACGGCAGCGATGCGGTGTTCGCCGCGCTGTTCTGGTTTGCCGTGGCCGGTGCGCCGGGCGTGGTGCTCTATCGCCTGAGCAACACGCTCGACGCGATGTGGGGCTATCGCAACGAGCGCTTCGAGCGTTTTGGCTGGGCAGCGGCAAAAATCGACGACGTCCTCAACTACATTCCTGCGCGGCTGGTGGCGTTGACCTACGCCTTGCTCGGCAAAACCCGACTGGCGTTGAAATGCTGGCGCACCCAGGCGCCGAAATGGGACAGCCCGAACGCCGGCCCGGTGATGGCCGCCGGCGCGGGTGCCTTGGGCGTCGAGCTGGGCGGCCCGGCGATTTACCACGGCGAGCTGCACGAGCGTCCGCAACTGGGCGAGGGCGCGCCGGCGGATGCCGATTCCATTGATCGCGGCTGGCAATTGGTCCAGCGCGGGGTATGGTTATGGCTGCTGATTCTCTGCGTGGGGGCTGAATTCTATGCTTGA
- the cobD gene encoding threonine-phosphate decarboxylase CobD, with protein MLEHGGRLRRAALEYGIAEEDWLDLSTGLAPWPFPVPEIPLRAWARLPENDDGLEQAACDYYGASQVLPVAGSQMAIQLLPRLRRAGKVGVLSPCYAEHAEAWRRSGYVVREVLEQEVDFFLDSLDVLVVVNPNNPTGLNLTPARLLDWHARLAQRGGWLVVDEAFMDNTPQLSLAPHAHQVGLIVLRSFGKFFGLAGVRLGFVLAERKLLRLLAEQVGPWAVSGPTRVLGQACLRDTEGHTRQRIRSDEASERLAALLERHGFKPQGGCALFQWLITEQAAALHEFMARRGILLRLFAHNSSLRFGLPADAADEARLEQALQAFAQHCSMEKPA; from the coding sequence ATGCTTGAACACGGTGGCCGGTTGCGCAGGGCGGCGCTCGAATACGGCATCGCGGAAGAAGACTGGCTCGACCTGTCTACGGGCCTGGCGCCGTGGCCGTTTCCGGTCCCGGAGATCCCGCTGCGGGCGTGGGCGCGTTTGCCGGAAAACGATGACGGCCTGGAGCAGGCGGCCTGCGATTACTACGGTGCCAGCCAGGTGCTGCCGGTGGCCGGTTCGCAGATGGCCATCCAGTTGCTGCCGCGATTGCGCCGGGCCGGCAAGGTCGGCGTGCTGTCGCCGTGTTACGCCGAGCATGCCGAAGCCTGGCGGCGCAGTGGTTATGTCGTGCGTGAAGTGCTGGAGCAGGAAGTCGACTTCTTTCTCGACAGCCTCGACGTGCTGGTGGTGGTCAATCCGAACAATCCAACAGGCCTGAACCTGACCCCGGCGCGCCTGCTCGACTGGCACGCACGGCTGGCCCAGCGCGGCGGCTGGCTGGTGGTCGACGAAGCGTTCATGGACAACACGCCGCAGTTGAGCCTGGCCCCGCATGCGCATCAAGTGGGTTTGATCGTACTGCGCTCGTTCGGCAAGTTTTTCGGTCTGGCCGGTGTGCGGCTGGGGTTCGTGCTGGCCGAGCGCAAGTTGCTCAGGTTGCTGGCCGAACAGGTCGGCCCTTGGGCGGTCAGCGGACCGACCCGCGTGCTGGGTCAGGCCTGTTTGCGCGACACCGAAGGCCACACGCGTCAGCGGATTCGCAGCGACGAGGCCAGCGAACGGCTGGCTGCGCTGCTTGAGCGCCATGGCTTCAAACCGCAGGGCGGCTGCGCGCTGTTTCAGTGGCTGATCACCGAACAAGCCGCCGCGCTGCACGAATTCATGGCCCGACGCGGCATTCTTCTGCGTCTGTTCGCGCACAACAGCAGCCTGCGATTCGGGCTGCCCGCCGATGCCGCCGACGAGGCGCGCCTTGAGCAAGCCCTGCAAGCATTCGCCCAGCATTGCTCCATGGAAAAACCAGCATGA
- a CDS encoding cobyric acid synthase, whose translation MTTLMVQGTTSDAGKSTLVTALCRWATRQGVAVVPFKPQNMALNSAVTADGGEIGRAQAVQAQAAFLEPHTDMNPVLLKPNSDTGAQVIIHGRAVTSMNAVAYHDYKAIAMQAVLASHERLSAAYPLVMVEGAGSPAEINLRAGDIANMGFAEAVDCPVLLIADINRGGVFAHLVGTLELLSPSEQARVKGFIINRFRGDIALLQPGLDWLEQRTGKPVVGVLPYVMDLHLEAEDGIDQRQTDKAEQVLKVVVPVLPRISNHTDFDPLRLHPQVDLQFIGPGQAIPPADLIILPGSKSVRSDLAYLRANGWESAIRRHLRYGGKLLGICGGLQMLGEQVHDPLGLEGAPGSSAGLGLLAFETQLEAEKQLRNVRGRLALEDAEVSGYEIHAGVTTGAALENAAVHLDDGRCDGAQSLDGQIFGTYLHGLFESPAASAALLRWAGLNDVQEVDYHGLRERDIERLADLVEKHLDTDLLCELCGIQAGCDGLFAGKPAPTGC comes from the coding sequence ATGACCACATTAATGGTGCAGGGCACCACCTCCGACGCCGGCAAAAGCACGCTGGTGACGGCGCTCTGCCGTTGGGCCACCCGTCAGGGCGTTGCGGTGGTGCCATTCAAACCGCAGAACATGGCGCTCAACAGCGCGGTGACGGCCGACGGCGGCGAAATCGGCCGCGCGCAAGCGGTGCAGGCCCAAGCGGCGTTCCTCGAACCGCACACCGACATGAACCCAGTGCTGCTCAAGCCCAACAGCGACACTGGCGCCCAGGTGATCATCCACGGGCGCGCGGTCACCAGCATGAACGCCGTCGCCTATCACGACTACAAAGCCATCGCCATGCAGGCCGTGCTCGCTTCCCACGAACGTTTGAGTGCCGCCTATCCGCTGGTGATGGTCGAAGGCGCGGGTTCGCCGGCCGAGATCAATCTGCGCGCCGGCGACATCGCCAACATGGGCTTCGCCGAAGCGGTGGATTGTCCGGTGCTGCTGATCGCCGACATCAACCGTGGCGGGGTGTTTGCCCATCTGGTGGGCACGCTGGAATTGCTGTCGCCGAGCGAACAGGCGCGGGTCAAAGGCTTCATCATCAACCGCTTTCGTGGCGACATCGCCTTGCTGCAACCGGGCCTCGACTGGCTGGAACAGCGCACCGGCAAACCGGTGGTGGGCGTGCTGCCGTACGTGATGGACCTGCATCTGGAGGCCGAGGACGGCATCGATCAGCGCCAGACCGACAAGGCTGAGCAAGTCCTGAAAGTGGTGGTGCCGGTGCTGCCGCGCATCAGCAACCACACCGATTTCGATCCACTGCGCCTGCATCCGCAGGTGGATCTGCAATTCATCGGGCCGGGGCAGGCGATTCCGCCGGCCGATCTGATCATTCTCCCAGGCTCGAAAAGCGTGCGCAGTGACCTGGCGTACCTGCGCGCCAATGGCTGGGAATCGGCTATCCGCCGTCACCTGCGTTACGGCGGCAAATTGCTGGGGATCTGCGGCGGTCTGCAAATGCTCGGCGAGCAGGTGCACGATCCGCTGGGTCTTGAAGGCGCGCCGGGTTCCAGCGCCGGTCTGGGTTTGTTGGCGTTTGAAACGCAGCTCGAAGCCGAAAAGCAATTGCGCAATGTGCGCGGGCGTCTGGCGCTGGAAGATGCTGAGGTCAGCGGCTACGAAATTCATGCCGGCGTGACCACGGGAGCGGCGCTGGAAAATGCTGCCGTGCATCTGGACGACGGCCGTTGCGACGGCGCGCAAAGTCTCGACGGGCAGATTTTCGGCACCTACCTGCATGGCCTGTTCGAATCGCCGGCGGCCAGTGCCGCGCTGTTGCGCTGGGCCGGTTTGAACGATGTGCAGGAGGTGGATTACCACGGCCTGCGCGAACGCGATATCGAGCGGCTGGCGGATCTGGTGGAGAAGCACCTCGATACCGATCTGTTGTGTGAGCTCTGTGGCATCCAGGCTGGATGTGATGGCCTCTTCGCGGGCAAGCCCGCTCCCACAGGTTGCTGA
- the cobU gene encoding bifunctional adenosylcobinamide kinase/adenosylcobinamide-phosphate guanylyltransferase, giving the protein MLQLILGGARSGKSRLAEKLATDSALAVTYIATSQPLDGEMNERVAHHRARRPVEWALIEEPLELARVLRENAGPERCLLVDCLTLWLTNLLMLDDAERLAAEREALLECLASLPGEIIFVSNETGMGVVPLGELTRRYVDEAGWLHQALAERCQRVVLTVAGLPLTLKGPAL; this is encoded by the coding sequence ATGCTCCAGTTGATCCTCGGCGGCGCCCGCTCCGGCAAAAGTCGTCTGGCTGAAAAACTCGCCACCGACAGTGCGCTGGCCGTGACGTACATCGCCACCAGTCAGCCGCTGGATGGCGAGATGAATGAGCGCGTCGCCCATCATCGTGCGCGTCGTCCCGTCGAATGGGCGTTGATCGAAGAACCGTTGGAACTGGCCCGTGTGCTGCGCGAAAACGCCGGCCCCGAGCGCTGCCTGCTGGTGGATTGCCTGACGCTGTGGCTGACCAATCTGCTGATGCTCGACGACGCCGAACGCCTCGCCGCCGAACGCGAAGCCCTGCTCGAGTGCCTGGCGTCGCTGCCGGGTGAAATCATTTTTGTCAGCAACGAGACCGGAATGGGTGTCGTGCCGCTGGGCGAATTGACTCGCCGCTACGTCGATGAAGCCGGTTGGCTGCATCAAGCTCTGGCCGAGCGTTGTCAGCGAGTCGTCCTGACGGTCGCCGGCTTGCCCCTGACTTTGAAAGGACCTGCGTTATGA
- the cobT gene encoding nicotinate-nucleotide--dimethylbenzimidazole phosphoribosyltransferase, with product MTQAWWLNPCKPVDTDAVENAAARQQQLTKPAGSLGRLESVAVQLAGLQGQVKPTLDQVWIAIFAGDHGVVAEGVSAFPQEVTGQMLLNFVSGGAAISVLARQLGAQLEVVDLGTVTPSLDLPGVRHLNIGLGTANFAKGAAMTRAQGELALQGGRDSVLRAKAAGAQLFIGGEMGIGNTTAASALACALLDCPVAHLTGPGTGLNAEGVSHKAQVIERALALHAAQRGDALQTLFNLGGFEIAALVGAYLACAQEGVAVLVDGFICTVAALVAVRLNPACREWLLFGHRGAEPGHRHVLETLGAEPLLELGLRLGEGSGAALAVPLLRLACDLHGQMATFAEAAVADRPA from the coding sequence ATGACCCAAGCCTGGTGGCTGAACCCGTGCAAACCGGTGGATACGGACGCCGTTGAAAACGCCGCGGCGCGTCAGCAGCAATTGACCAAACCCGCCGGCTCTCTTGGCCGGCTCGAATCGGTGGCGGTGCAACTGGCCGGATTGCAGGGCCAGGTCAAACCGACACTGGATCAGGTCTGGATCGCGATTTTTGCCGGCGACCATGGCGTTGTCGCCGAAGGGGTTTCCGCGTTTCCGCAGGAGGTCACCGGGCAGATGCTGCTGAATTTCGTCAGCGGCGGCGCGGCGATCAGCGTGCTGGCGCGACAACTTGGCGCGCAGCTGGAAGTGGTGGATCTGGGCACCGTGACTCCGTCGCTGGACCTGCCGGGTGTGCGCCATTTGAACATCGGCTTGGGCACGGCGAATTTCGCCAAGGGCGCGGCGATGACTCGGGCCCAGGGCGAACTCGCCTTGCAGGGCGGTCGCGACAGTGTGCTGCGGGCGAAAGCGGCAGGCGCGCAATTGTTCATCGGCGGCGAAATGGGCATCGGCAACACCACCGCCGCCAGTGCGCTGGCCTGTGCTTTGCTCGACTGCCCGGTGGCACACCTGACCGGCCCCGGCACGGGGTTGAATGCCGAAGGCGTCAGCCACAAGGCGCAGGTGATCGAGCGCGCGCTGGCGCTGCATGCGGCACAGCGCGGTGATGCACTGCAGACTCTGTTCAATCTCGGCGGCTTCGAGATTGCTGCATTGGTCGGCGCGTATCTGGCCTGTGCTCAGGAAGGTGTGGCGGTGCTGGTGGACGGGTTCATCTGTACGGTCGCCGCGCTGGTGGCAGTGCGTCTGAATCCGGCCTGCCGTGAGTGGCTGCTGTTCGGGCATCGCGGTGCCGAGCCGGGTCATCGTCATGTGCTGGAAACCCTTGGCGCTGAACCGCTTTTGGAACTGGGTCTGCGTCTGGGCGAGGGCAGTGGTGCGGCGCTGGCGGTGCCGTTGCTGCGTCTGGCCTGCGACCTGCACGGTCAGATGGCGACCTTCGCCGAAGCTGCGGTGGCGGACCGCCCGGCATGA
- the cobC gene encoding alpha-ribazole phosphatase family protein — MTLRLDLLRHGETELGGGLRGSLDDALTEKGWAQMREAVSGQGPWDRLVSSPLQRCARFAEELSAQRDLSVSLDKNLQELHFGAWEGQSAAALMQTDAEALGLFWADPYGFTPPQGEPVSDFSARVLAAVMRLHAAHAGERVLLISHGGVMRLLLARARGLPREQLLNVEVGHGALFSLIVEADGSLREVL, encoded by the coding sequence ATGACCTTGCGTCTGGATCTGTTGCGCCACGGTGAAACCGAACTCGGCGGCGGCCTGCGCGGCAGCCTCGACGATGCGTTGACCGAAAAAGGCTGGGCGCAGATGCGCGAGGCGGTGAGCGGGCAGGGGCCGTGGGATCGGCTGGTCAGTTCGCCATTGCAGCGTTGCGCGCGGTTTGCTGAAGAGTTGAGCGCGCAGCGGGATCTGTCGGTATCTCTGGACAAGAATCTTCAGGAGCTGCATTTCGGTGCCTGGGAAGGGCAGAGCGCGGCGGCGCTGATGCAGACTGATGCTGAAGCGCTGGGGCTGTTCTGGGCGGATCCCTATGGCTTTACTCCGCCGCAGGGGGAGCCGGTCAGCGATTTTTCGGCACGGGTGCTGGCGGCGGTGATGCGACTGCATGCGGCGCACGCGGGGGAGCGGGTGTTGCTGATCAGTCATGGCGGCGTGATGCGTCTGTTGCTGGCGCGGGCCCGTGGTTTGCCTCGTGAGCAGTTGCTGAATGTCGAAGTGGGTCACGGCGCGCTGTTTTCGCTGATCGTCGAAGCCGACGGTTCACTCAGGGAAGTGCTCTGA
- a CDS encoding adenosylcobinamide-GDP ribazoletransferase yields the protein MLPLWIALQFLSSLPIRLPGMPAPEQLGRSLLFYPLVGLLFGVILWALNIALAGAPLLLHAALLLTVWVLLSGALHLDGLADSADAWLGGFGDRERTLTIMKDPRSGPIAVVTLVLVLLLKFAALLALIEQQQGIALIIVPLIGRVALLGLFLTTSYVRAGGLGQALADHLPRKTGWQVLAVSATACVVIAGFNAVVALLLAVIVFIWLRHLMVRRLGGTTGDTAGALLELLEMSVLVGLALF from the coding sequence ATGCTGCCTCTGTGGATCGCCCTGCAATTTCTCAGCAGTCTGCCGATTCGTCTGCCGGGCATGCCGGCACCTGAACAGCTCGGCCGCTCGCTGCTGTTTTATCCGCTGGTGGGCTTGCTGTTCGGTGTGATTCTCTGGGCGCTTAACATTGCTCTGGCCGGCGCACCTTTACTGTTGCATGCCGCGTTGTTACTGACGGTGTGGGTGCTGCTCAGCGGGGCGTTGCACCTTGATGGTTTGGCGGATAGCGCCGATGCATGGCTCGGCGGTTTCGGTGATCGCGAGCGCACGCTGACGATCATGAAGGATCCGCGTAGCGGGCCGATCGCGGTGGTGACGCTGGTGCTCGTCTTGTTGCTCAAGTTTGCCGCGTTGCTGGCGTTGATCGAGCAGCAGCAGGGGATAGCGTTGATCATCGTGCCGCTGATCGGGCGTGTGGCGTTGCTCGGACTGTTTCTCACCACGAGCTATGTGCGGGCCGGCGGGTTGGGGCAGGCGCTGGCCGATCATCTGCCACGCAAGACAGGTTGGCAGGTGCTGGCGGTGAGTGCGACGGCGTGTGTGGTGATCGCCGGGTTCAACGCTGTCGTGGCGTTGCTGCTGGCGGTCATCGTGTTCATCTGGCTGCGGCATTTGATGGTGCGACGACTGGGTGGAACCACCGGTGATACAGCCGGCGCGTTGCTGGAATTGCTGGAGATGTCAGTGCTGGTCGGGCTGGCCTTGTTTTGA
- a CDS encoding MarR family winged helix-turn-helix transcriptional regulator yields the protein MLPSQCLCTNLRRAARGVSRHYDGALDGFGINVAQYSLLCNLQRLDQPSISELAEAMGLDRSTLGRNLRVLEGEGLVALAEGEDMRNRIVRLTEAGAQRLAAALPAWEAAQQRLIDRLGAEKRETLLRLLDELA from the coding sequence ATGCTTCCATCTCAGTGTTTGTGCACCAACCTGCGACGCGCCGCACGTGGCGTCAGCAGGCATTACGACGGCGCTCTCGACGGCTTCGGGATCAACGTTGCCCAGTATTCTTTGCTGTGCAATCTGCAGCGGCTGGATCAACCGAGCATTTCCGAACTGGCCGAGGCGATGGGCCTGGATCGCAGCACCCTCGGGCGCAATCTGCGGGTACTGGAAGGCGAGGGGCTGGTGGCGCTGGCTGAAGGCGAAGACATGCGCAACCGCATCGTCCGGCTCACCGAAGCCGGTGCGCAACGCCTGGCAGCGGCACTGCCAGCCTGGGAAGCGGCGCAACAGCGGTTGATCGACCGACTGGGTGCCGAGAAGCGTGAAACCTTGCTGCGGCTATTGGATGAACTGGCCTGA
- a CDS encoding MFS transporter — protein MSSMWRTCGWVLLGSALILALSLGVRHGFGLFLSPMSAQFGWGREVFAFAIALQNLIWGLAQPFTGALADRFGAAKVVLIGGVLYALGLVFMGLSETALGLSLSAGLLIGIGLSGTSFSVILGVVGRAVPPEKRSMGMGIASAAGSFGQFAMLPGTLGLIGWLGWSAALLVLGLLVALIVPLVSMLKDKPLPVLGHEQTLSEALREACSNSGFWLLAFGFFVCGFQVVFIGVHLPAYLVDQHLPATVGTTVLALIGLFNIFGTYTAGWLGGRMSKPRLLTGLYLLRAVVIVLFLWLPVTTTSAYLFGMAMGFLWLSTVPLTNGTVATLFGVRNLSMLGGIVFLFHQLGSFLGGWLGGVVYDRTGSYDLIWQVAILLSLLAAALNWPVRERPVERLQPRASVA, from the coding sequence ATGAGTTCGATGTGGCGTACGTGCGGTTGGGTGTTGCTGGGGAGTGCGCTGATTCTGGCGTTGTCATTGGGCGTGCGGCACGGCTTCGGACTGTTCCTGTCACCGATGAGTGCCCAGTTCGGCTGGGGCCGTGAAGTGTTCGCCTTTGCCATCGCCTTGCAGAACCTGATCTGGGGCCTGGCGCAACCGTTTACCGGCGCGCTGGCCGACCGCTTTGGCGCTGCGAAAGTGGTGCTGATCGGCGGGGTGCTCTACGCCTTGGGCCTGGTGTTCATGGGCCTGTCGGAAACCGCGTTGGGCTTGTCCCTGAGCGCTGGCCTGCTGATCGGTATCGGTCTGTCCGGCACCTCGTTTTCGGTCATTCTCGGCGTGGTCGGCCGCGCGGTGCCGCCGGAAAAACGCAGTATGGGCATGGGCATTGCCAGCGCCGCCGGGTCTTTCGGCCAGTTCGCCATGCTGCCGGGTACTCTCGGATTGATTGGCTGGCTCGGCTGGTCGGCGGCATTATTGGTGCTGGGGCTGCTGGTGGCGCTGATCGTACCACTGGTGAGCATGCTCAAGGACAAGCCGCTGCCGGTACTCGGCCATGAACAAACCCTGTCCGAAGCCTTGCGTGAGGCCTGCTCGAATTCCGGGTTCTGGTTGCTGGCCTTCGGCTTTTTCGTCTGTGGTTTTCAGGTGGTGTTCATTGGCGTGCATTTGCCGGCGTATCTGGTTGATCAGCATCTGCCGGCCACCGTCGGCACCACCGTGCTGGCGTTGATCGGCCTGTTCAATATCTTCGGCACGTACACCGCCGGTTGGCTCGGTGGGCGGATGTCCAAGCCGCGTCTGCTGACCGGGCTCTATCTATTGCGCGCCGTGGTGATCGTGTTGTTCCTGTGGCTGCCGGTGACGACGACTTCGGCCTATCTGTTCGGCATGGCGATGGGCTTCCTGTGGCTGTCGACGGTGCCGTTGACCAACGGTACGGTAGCGACTTTGTTCGGCGTGCGAAACCTGTCCATGCTCGGCGGCATCGTGTTTCTGTTCCATCAGTTGGGTTCGTTCCTCGGCGGCTGGCTGGGCGGGGTGGTGTATGACCGGACCGGGAGTTATGACTTGATCTGGCAAGTGGCGATTCTCTTGAGCCTGTTGGCGGCAGCGCTGAACTGGCCGGTGCGCGAGCGTCCGGTCGAGCGCCTGCAACCGCGTGCGAGCGTTGCATGA
- a CDS encoding glutathione peroxidase, with amino-acid sequence MLKRWCAVPALLMALTGLAQAADCPDLLQGSLPKLRAKESIDLCQRYADKPLVVINTASFCGFAPQFEGLEALNQRYKAQGLEMLGVPSNDFKQESKDSAETAKVCYANYGVTFTMTEPQKVRGDDATHLFQVLARQSSAPKWNFYKYVVDRQGKVIANFSSLTKPDDPEFLAAIEKAIASQPLKP; translated from the coding sequence ATGCTCAAGCGCTGGTGTGCTGTTCCCGCGTTGCTGATGGCGTTGACCGGACTGGCCCAGGCCGCGGACTGTCCGGATCTGTTGCAAGGTTCGTTGCCCAAGTTGCGGGCCAAGGAATCCATCGACCTGTGTCAGCGTTACGCCGACAAACCGCTGGTGGTGATCAACACGGCCAGCTTCTGTGGTTTTGCTCCGCAGTTCGAGGGGCTCGAAGCGCTCAATCAGCGCTACAAGGCCCAGGGCCTGGAAATGCTCGGCGTGCCTTCCAATGACTTCAAGCAGGAGTCCAAGGACAGCGCCGAGACCGCCAAGGTCTGCTACGCCAACTACGGCGTAACGTTCACCATGACCGAACCGCAGAAGGTGCGGGGTGACGATGCGACTCACTTGTTCCAGGTGCTGGCCAGGCAGAGCAGTGCACCGAAGTGGAATTTCTACAAATACGTCGTCGACCGCCAAGGCAAGGTAATTGCCAACTTCTCCAGCCTGACCAAACCGGATGATCCGGAATTTCTGGCGGCCATCGAGAAAGCCATTGCCTCCCAGCCGCTGAAACCCTGA
- a CDS encoding OmpP1/FadL family transporter — MKKVMLKTTLSLAVTVASTQIFAAGFAINEHSISGMGTGYAGRSSSADDASTVYGNPAGMSRITREQVTGGVAFLDAKTDISDASSSPNGGSNKGDMVPFTSVPMGYYVKPIDEHWAFGLGVYVPFGLITDYENGFAGRYFGSKSEVKIITFQPTVSYKFNDVVSIGFGPTINRIDGSLESNLSITQAAPDGKVKIKGDDTALGYNIGVLVQATDSTRLGLTYHSKVDYKLEGNTKVNYGVLGAIGLGANQKYDASLKITTPESVDLSVTQAINDRWNVYAGTTWTRWSQLEKITVKNSGVQPLLAGQFGEITEEQNWHDTWAYAIGTSYQLNKEWVLRTGLTFDQSPTNNVDRSPRIPTGDRTIFSIGAGWSPTEDLTIDVAYSYLKEEKVNIRNTNDRGQSYNSQYENSANGFGVGATYRF, encoded by the coding sequence ATGAAAAAAGTCATGCTCAAAACCACCCTTAGCCTTGCCGTAACCGTGGCATCCACCCAGATCTTCGCGGCTGGCTTTGCCATCAACGAACACAGCATCAGCGGGATGGGGACTGGGTACGCCGGGCGATCTTCTTCTGCCGACGACGCAAGCACTGTTTACGGCAACCCTGCCGGCATGTCGCGCATCACGCGCGAACAAGTCACCGGTGGCGTTGCATTCCTCGATGCAAAAACCGATATCAGCGACGCCAGCTCCAGCCCGAACGGCGGCAGCAACAAAGGCGACATGGTGCCCTTCACCTCCGTACCTATGGGCTACTACGTCAAGCCGATCGACGAGCATTGGGCATTCGGTCTGGGTGTGTACGTACCCTTCGGCCTGATCACCGACTATGAAAACGGCTTCGCCGGCCGTTACTTCGGCAGCAAGTCCGAAGTCAAGATCATCACCTTCCAGCCAACCGTCAGCTACAAGTTCAACGACGTGGTGTCGATCGGTTTCGGCCCGACCATCAACCGTATCGACGGCTCGCTGGAATCCAACCTGTCGATCACTCAGGCTGCGCCGGACGGCAAGGTCAAGATCAAGGGCGACGACACTGCACTGGGCTACAACATCGGGGTGCTGGTTCAGGCTACCGACAGCACTCGCCTGGGTCTGACCTACCACTCGAAAGTCGACTACAAGCTCGAAGGCAACACCAAGGTCAACTACGGTGTGCTGGGCGCGATCGGCCTGGGTGCGAACCAGAAGTACGACGCTTCGCTGAAGATCACCACGCCTGAATCCGTGGACCTCTCGGTCACCCAGGCGATCAACGATCGCTGGAACGTCTACGCCGGTACCACCTGGACCCGCTGGAGCCAGCTGGAAAAGATCACCGTCAAGAACTCCGGCGTACAGCCTCTGCTGGCTGGCCAGTTCGGCGAGATCACCGAAGAACAGAACTGGCATGACACCTGGGCTTACGCCATCGGTACGTCCTACCAGTTGAACAAGGAATGGGTACTGCGTACCGGTCTGACGTTCGACCAGTCGCCAACCAACAACGTCGACCGTTCGCCACGCATCCCGACCGGCGACCGGACCATCTTCAGTATCGGTGCCGGCTGGAGCCCGACCGAAGACCTGACCATCGACGTTGCCTACTCGTACCTGAAGGAAGAGAAGGTCAACATTCGCAACACAAACGATCGTGGCCAGAGCTACAACTCGCAGTATGAAAACTCGGCAAACGGCTTCGGTGTCGGCGCAACCTACCGCTTCTGA